Proteins encoded together in one Lathyrus oleraceus cultivar Zhongwan6 chromosome 5, CAAS_Psat_ZW6_1.0, whole genome shotgun sequence window:
- the LOC127079349 gene encoding uncharacterized protein LOC127079349 produces MKLWSHDWKAHNILIFALGVDEYYRVSHCETAKAMWDALEVAHEGTNEIQQARVNTLNQEFELFRMKYNETIDDMQKRFTYLINRLNAICKHISNDIDTDKILRCLNGE; encoded by the coding sequence atGAAGTTATGGTCACATGATTGGAAGGCACACAATATTCTCATATTCGctttaggtgttgatgagtattatcgtgtttcccatTGTGAAACTGCCAAAGCTATGTGGGACGCATTAGAAGTTGCCCACGAGGGAACTAATGAAATTCAACAAGCTAGAGTTAACACattgaatcaagagtttgagctaTTCCGTATGAAGTATAATGAAACCATTGacgacatgcaaaagagattcacatATCTTATTAATCGGTTGAATGCTATATGTAAGCATATTTCCAATGATATTGATACTGATAAGATTTTGAGATGTCTTAATGGGGAATGA